The genomic window CGCCCTCGCAGCGACCCCGTTCGACAAGGTGAAGGTCCTCGTCCTCGGCCAGGATCCGTACCACGGCGAGGGCCAGGGCCACGGGCTCTGCTTCTCCGTCCGCCCCGGCGTGAAGACCCCGCCCTCGCTGCGGAACATCTACAAGGAGATGCAGGCCGAGCTCGGGCACCCGGTCCCCGACAACGGCTATCTGATGCCGTGGGCCGAGCAGGGCGTCCTGCTGCTCAACGCGGTGCTCACCGTCCGCGCCGGCGAGGCCAACTCGCACAAGGGCAAGGGCTGGGAGAAGTTCACCGACGCGGTGATCACCGCCGTGGCCTCCCGCCCCGACCCGGCCGTCTTCGTGCTGTGGGGCAACTACGCGCAGAAGAAGCTGCCGCTCATCGACGAGGAGCGGCACGTCGTGGTGAAGGGCGCCCACCCCTCGCCCCTGTCGGCGAAGAAGTTCTTCGGCTCCCGCCCCTTCACCCAGATCGACGAGGCCGTCGCCGCCCAGGGGCACGAGCCGATCGACTGGCGCATCCCCGACCTCGGCTGAGCCTCGGCCGGATCCGGCGCGGCTGCGGCTAGCGTCGGATCCGGCCCGTTTCG from Streptomyces showdoensis includes these protein-coding regions:
- the ung gene encoding uracil-DNA glycosylase, with the protein product MTDTDMLPESWRGVLGDELQKPYFKQLTEFVEEERANGPVYPPREEVFAALAATPFDKVKVLVLGQDPYHGEGQGHGLCFSVRPGVKTPPSLRNIYKEMQAELGHPVPDNGYLMPWAEQGVLLLNAVLTVRAGEANSHKGKGWEKFTDAVITAVASRPDPAVFVLWGNYAQKKLPLIDEERHVVVKGAHPSPLSAKKFFGSRPFTQIDEAVAAQGHEPIDWRIPDLG